CACTTGGagacattttatttgttttgttgttcTAGAGTCATCCTTTTGTTTACTACAAGCAGTAGCTATAAAGATTAGTTTATGGGCTGAAATAattgtattactaaaagtttctgTGAACACAATTTTAGAAAGACTTGATCCATAGGTAGAAAAACCTTAATTTCTATTTAGTTCGTTCTTTGACTAAGTGAATTCTCAGAAATTGTCCCTAATGTCCAGTAAACTGTCCTTAAGCCTTAACATTGAAGCAGGGAAAGGTCTAGTGGTCACAGTGACTACTACAAGTGTAAGGGACTGACTAATTCAGAACAGTTTATATGATCTcatgataaaataattatgtaattaataacattactcccattgtgtttcttattgacaggtgaattcacaaactgcaataatcctagtcatgatcagagtgcagatgcttctttacatcttcaaaatcaaagaagccacgtgggaaatttatgttctgactgtgggaaatgttttcttaagAAATCACATCTTCTTAAACATCTAAAAATTCATAGAGGAGAAAATCCATTTTCCTGTCCTATATGCGGGAAATTTTTTAACCATAAAAGAAATCTTgttgctcatcagaaaattcatacaggagaaaaaggattttcatgttctaactgtgggaaatgttttaatcagaaatcaaatcttattacgcatcagaaaattcatactggggagaaaggatttttatgttctgactgtggaaaatgttttaaccagaaaactcatcttcttagccatcagaaaattcatataggggagaaaggatttttatgttctgactgtgggaaatattttactcacaaatcaaatcttattaggcatcagaaaattcatacaggggagaaagcattttcatgttctgactgtggaaaatgttttgctCTGAAATCAACTCTTCTTAGCCATCTGAAAAtccatacaggggagaaaggattttcatgttctaaatgtgggaaatgttttactcagaaaactcttattaggcatcagaaaactcatattaaaataaattagaatTTAACCTCCTAAGTAcagagggtggtatttagttgtCACCCACACAATACCAAGTGCTGATGATGACTGCATGTGACGTCCTGGGGTGTGCAGTTTTGGAACTGTTTGAGGCCACTTCTGCACCTCAAGCATTTATGAGGTGACCCCAGGGTggatgtgatttaaatcaaattgatttaaatcactagtcagtaagattatattaaagggatactgaacccaaattttttctatcgtgattcagatagagcatgcaattttaagaaactttctaatttactcctattatcatattcttttcattctcttggtatctttatttgaaatgcaagaatgtaagtttagatgccggcccatttttggtgaacacactgtgttgttcttgctgattggtgcgtaaattcacctaccaataaacaaatgctttccatggttctgaaccaaaaaatagcttagatgccttctttttcaaataaagaaagcaagagaatgaagaaaaattgataataggagtaaattagaaagttgtttaaaattgcatgcatctgaatcacaaaagaaaaaaattgggttcagtgtccctttaataatgacaatagaaatagttttatttaactaaaacaataacattatttttcatttttaatgcttgcccctccctcctcacacttaggtccttgtgcagatctattccatttCAAACAATCTTCAATTCAGtgaacttcttgaaacttagtatgggttgattctgtatacatagatttgcaggggagcaatgacaTTAAAGTaaaggaaagtcagaattaaactttcatgattcagaaagaacatgacgtttttaacaattttccaaatgTCTTCTCTTATCTGATTTGCTGATTTGATTTGttatcttgatatccattgttgaaaagcctgcataggtatGCTCACTCAGATGCAATTcaccactgtgagctagctgcttgtcactgtctcatccATTGTATTCAGATAGGCCCCAGTAgaacattgctctccttcaactaaagattccaagagaatcgaacaaatctaataatagaagtaaatctgaaaattgtatgttctatctgaaacccaaaagttatctttcatgattatgtccctttaaggtctatttatcaattctgtatgttaatttattttacaagatatgacgagtccacgtatttcatccttacttatgggattacgcctcctgttcagcaggaagtggcaaaaagcaccacagcagagctgtatatatagctcctcccttccctcccaccccagtcattctctttgcctgtgtcagtgataggaagaggtaaagtgaggtgttagtttagattcttcaatcaagaagttttttattttaaaatggtgacagtgagtactatttttctcagggagaaatcgtcagtcacaTAATTCCTAAgaagagtggagacatcttatttttctgccctgatgttgatgatcttagcaaacattatctaagatcctgctggtttccacagagcagttgaaggtagtgtaaagaaatatcttcagtgtggagaaccgtgtcatgctacaagcagcattgaggtatgttcagttatttgtttctggggagacttgatacatcagaacaggctgacattattccctatctggggaggggtaatcagtaggcACTATATGTAAAATGGtggacctggaattcccttttatatTGATTGCTGTTTTTCACTTATGTGTGTTCAGTATGGgctagacgctgggagatgcggttgctgtCTAAGGGCTGTCTTGTTATATCACGATAACAGGCCTGAGAGAGTGCAGCTTTTCATAAGTTACGCTTTTTAGTGAGAGAATATTAATCAATATgttagaggggcacatggcttaacACTTTATTTGGGACCGGCATGTTATTTTGCTTCCCATGCGGTTTTTAAGACGGCTCGAGtgacgcccatggtgggcggggcctaatttcatgAGCTCAGCCGCTCAGTATTTCATCCGGATAGGCAGCAAAGTCctaggctccggtggggcctaagttaagTTTGTAATCGAAGGATCGCTACCTAAGCTGAATCAgtgtactctgggggcaggtaggcgccgcagcagagctgtggcgaggtgcaggagcCTGAATTGTTAAAAAAATTGATATAACTGATAAATGTGATATAAATTGTTATATAACATATCCAAACAAGTGCAATATTGTTAAGCAAATTTGGACacataaggacattttttattgctgcaaaagttgtttttgagataacagaaaaattgttgcacttttatcatttaaaggcgcagtacagtttttggtaaaaaaaatttgagtatatgttttgacttcagagtTCGATATATCAAGCAAAAaatgactattattgctattgctagtctgtttaacatgtctgaacttcaggaaagtacatgttctatgtgttcagATGCCAAAAACTCttgtttttgtccctcatgtactgaaagggccttacaatgtaaagatcagattttctttaatgcaaatatgtctaaggatgattctcagactgatgagaatcagggtatgccgctactttctccccaagcgtcacaacctctaatgcccacccaagcgacgccgtgttcttcaaacGTGTCCACTTCATttgctctgcaggatatggctgcagttatgtcatctacccttacagaggttttgtctaagttgccagtattgcagggcaaacgcagcaggagaGAAGCCACTCTGattcctcacagggatctgaattggtggtcagggaacttctgtctgagggggaactttctgactcaggaagtgtgttacctcagacggactctgaCGTAATGTCATttagatttaagctttaacacctccgcctgttacttcgggaggttttagcgactctggatgactgtgactctattgtggttccaccagagaaattgtgtaagatggacaaatatttagaagtgcctgcttactccggttcctaagagaatatcggaaattattacacaggaatgggaaagaccgggtatcccgttctcaccttctcctaattttaagaaaatgtatcccatagctgacaccatccgggactcttggcaaacagtccctaaggtggagggagctatatctaccctggctaagcgtactactattcctattgaggacagttgtgctttcaaagaccctatggataaaaaattggagggtcttctaaagaagttatttattcatcagggttttttgttacaaccgacggcctgcattgtgtcagtcacaactgcggcggccttctggtttgacgccttagaagagtctcttaagactgagactcccttagaggaaattttagatagaattaaggctcttaagctggctaattcttttattacggacgccacttttcagattgccaagttggcggctaagaatccccgatttgccattttagcgcgtagagcgttatggttaaagtcttggtctgctgatgtgtcatctaagtcaaagcttttggctattcctttcaaagggaaaatcctattcgggcctgacttgaaagaaataatttctgacattacgggaggtaagggtcatctcctacctcaggataaagcagctaaactgaggggtgaacaaaataattttcgttcctttcggaacttcaaaggagtccccgtttcttcttccgctaaacaggaagggaattttgctcaagccaaggccatctggagacccaaccagacttggaacaaaggtaaacaactcaAGAAGCCCaatgctgctcccaagacagcatgaaggggcggcccccgatccaggaccggatctagtagggggcaggcttgggtaagagatgttcaggacccctggacactggaaattgtgtcccaaggagatcaactggaattcaaaaattctctcccaagggggaggtttcttctttcacaattgtctgtaaaccagataaaaagagaggcgttcttacgttgtgtaaaagacctctctactatgggggtaattcgtcccgttccaatactggaacatgggcagggattttactcaaatcttttcgtggttcccaaaaaagagttcagacccattttagatctcaaaagtctaaacaagtttctcagagtcccatccttcaagatggagactattcggacaattctaccgttgatccaggagggtcaatatatgactaccttggacttgaaggatgcataccttcatattcctatccacaaggatcatcatcagttcctaatgtttgctttcctggacaaaccttttcaggttgtggctcttcccttcgggttggccacagcacccaggatcttcatgaaggttctagggtcccttctggcggtcctcaggccgcggggtattgcagtggtgccttatctagatgatattctgatccaggcgtcatcttaccatctgacaaaatctcatacagacatggttttgtcctttctgaggactcacgggtggaaggtgaatctagaaacgagttcactaattccacagacaagggttcccttcttgggaactctgatagattccatatccatgaaaattttcttgacagaggtcagaaagttaaagattctgaatatatGCCGAGCCCTTTggtccaatcctcagccatcagtggctcagtgcatggaggtaattggattgatggtggcggcaatggacatcattccgtttgctcgttttcatctcagaccgctacaactaagcatgctcagacagtggaatggagattatgcaaatttgtttcctcagatagatctggaccaggagacaagagactctattctttggtggttgttgccggatcatctttcccaagggacgtgcttccgcagaccctcatgggtgatagtgacaacggacgccagtctactaggttggggtgcagtctggaattccctgaaggctcagggtgtgtggactcggtcggagtctctacttcaaatcaatattctggaattgagagcaatattcagttggcttcggccaaattcatccgatttcagtcggacatcacgactgtggattacatcaatcatcagggaggaacaaggagttccttagcgatgacagaagtatccaagataattcgtgggcagaggttcactcttgttatctgtcagcaatctacatcccaggagtggacaactgggaagcggactttttaagcagacagacatttcatccgggggagtgggaacttcatctggaggtctttgccaccctgattctcagatggagcagaccggaat
This genomic stretch from Bombina bombina isolate aBomBom1 chromosome 4, aBomBom1.pri, whole genome shotgun sequence harbors:
- the LOC128657067 gene encoding gastrula zinc finger protein XlCGF8.2DB-like, with amino-acid sequence MNKMKKKLPEQILNHILEILYLLTGERVTNSLTASHMTGDKMTTERILTHTLQIMYLLTGEVPIKRDDVAVYFSMEEWEYIEGHKKLYKDVMMETHQALRTMEIPGNESSGENDVKISCNTEQTEDQWQRNMPDAAEQEICDNISTGEFTNCNNPSHDQSADASLHLQNQRSHVGNLCSDCGKCFLKKSHLLKHLKIHRGENPFSCPICGKFFNHKRNLVAHQKIHTGEKGFSCSNCGKCFNQKSNLITHQKIHTGEKGFLCSDCGKCFNQKTHLLSHQKIHIGEKGFLCSDCGKYFTHKSNLIRHQKIHTGEKAFSCSDCGKCFALKSTLLSHLKIHTGEKGFSCSKCGKCFTQKTLIRHQKTHIKIN